Proteins from a single region of Apium graveolens cultivar Ventura chromosome 7, ASM990537v1, whole genome shotgun sequence:
- the LOC141674807 gene encoding uncharacterized protein LOC141674807: protein MDKKALAVIYQGIPKEILLALAEKKMSKDAWNTIKIMSLGADKVKASKSHTLKGEFKASSMKENESLDDFYLKLHGLVRNIWALEEMSVEEAVGSLKAHEERVRGQTDTGADQGQLLFTEEEWKQRENQEGKVLLTPEEWKKRNNKGGNEYKGKEPARGICDRSKVRCFNCQGLGHFAVECRKPRRDREMGKEVNLSQIQGDEPALLVAEIENKEKVSMLVNEGNVFPKL, encoded by the exons ATGGACAAGAAGGCTTTGGCTGTCATATACCAAGGCATTCCAAAGGAGATTTTACTCGCTTTGGCTGAGAAGAAAATGTCGAAAGATGCTTGGAACACCATCAAAATAATGAGCTTGGGAGCTGACAAAGTAAAGGCATCAAAGTCTCACACACTGAAGGGTGAATTCAAAGCCTCGAGCATGAAGGAAAATGAGTCGCTAGATGATTTCTATTTGAAATTACACGGTTTGGTAAGAAACATATGGGCACTAG AAGAGATGTCAGTAGAAGAGGCGGTGGGCTCGTTAAAGGCCCATGAGGAACGTGTTCGAGGCCAAACAGACACAGGGGCAGACCAAGGACAACTTCTGTTTACTGAAGAGGAATGGAAGCAAAGAGAAAACCAAGAGGGTAAAGTACTGTTGACTCCTGAAGAATGGAAGAAACGAAACAACAAAGGAGGGAACGAGTACAAGGGCAAGGAACCAGCTCGTGGGATATGTGACAGGAGCAAAGTACGTTGCTTCAATTGCCAGGGACTTGGGCATTTCGCTGTAGAGTGCAGGAAACCCCGTCGTGACAGAGAAATGGGTAAGGAGGTAAACCTGTCACAAATACAAGGAGATGAGCCGGCCTTGTTGGTGGCTGAAATCGAGAATAAGGAGAAAGTCAGCATGTTGGTAAATGAAGGAAACGTGTTCCCAAAGCTGTGA
- the LOC141674806 gene encoding secreted RxLR effector protein 161-like, with the protein MDQKLQLDKDEGRELVNATEYRCIVGCLRYLTHSLPDITYVVGVVSRFMEQPTVKHKQAVKQILRYIKGTISYGLRYTRNSYRNALSGYTDTDMAGDVVDRRSTGGMCFYLNGNLISWTSQKQRVIALSSCEAEYMAATLAACQSIWLRGLLREVLRQQVGSVIIYIDNKSAIELMKNPILHGRSKHIDVRFHFIWECIEHGELVVRYVGTRKQKADILTKALGRVKFEIMQEQIGVCDIAAEESKVKT; encoded by the coding sequence ATGGATCAGAAACTTCAGTTGGACAAGGATGAAGGCAGAGAACTGGTGAATGCTACTGAATATCGATGCATTGTTGGGTGTTTAAGGTATTTAACCCATTCTCTTCCTGATATAACTTATGTTGTGGGTGTCGTTAGCAGATTTATGGAGCAGCCAACAGTCAAACATAAACAAGCGGTGAAGCAAATACTGAGGTATATAAAAGGAACGATAAGCTATGGCCTGAGATATACACGTAATAGCTACAGAAATGCACTATCTGGTTATACAGACACTGACATGGCTGGGGATGTGGTTGACAGGAGAAGCACGGGAGGAATGTGCTTCTATCTAAATGGGAATTTGATATCATGGACATCACAAAAACAAAGGGTGATTGCATTATCGTCGTGTGAAGCTGAATACATGGCGGCTACGCTGGCAGCATGTCAGAGCATTTGGTTACGAGGTCTGTTAAGGGAGGTATTGAGACAACAGGTTGGGTCAGTCATAATATACATTGATAATAAGTCTGCAATAGAGCTGATGAAAAATCCTATTCTGCATGGGAGGAGTAAGCATATAGACGTGAGGTTTCATTTTATCTGGGAGTGCATCGAGCATGGGGAGCTAGTTGTTCGGTACGTTGGCACACGGAAGCAAAAGGCAGACATTCTAACGAAGGCACTCGGACGTGTCAAGTTCGAGATCATGCAAGAGCAGATTGGAGTCTGTGACATTGCAGCAGAAGAAAGTAAGGTGAAGACGTAG